GCATCCAGGAAAATGTCATTTGACGAGTTAGCAACACTGAAACAACCTTTTCCATGACACTGCAGCAGAACTGCTTCTCTTTCTACTTCGAAAGCCACTGTTAAATGCAGGGCAACAACAGGCTGGCTGCATGCTTAGTCCAACAGCCTCAAGCATGCCTGTTAAGTAATATTTTGGTGCCTTCACACACAACTCTCACAACAGAATGCTCATTTGTAGGGCTGCTGAAGTTTTCCATTCAGACATTTGCCCAGCTACAGCTGCTACTCAGCCCAAATAAGCAACAAGTAAAAATGACAATCCCTTACTGGAGTTGCTGCTTGTGCTGGTGGCATCATCCCAGCCATTGGCATGAGTCCCATATCTTGGATCTTGAGGGTTTTCTGAAGAAAAAGACAGAGTAAGCAGTGTTAGAGAAATATTAATCCTTCTTCTATATCGTATGCATCACAGAAACTGGGGAAGGAATTCCAAAGCACCCCATCCCACTGttacagaaaaagagaaagatatGACCCAGAATTAGCTGTCTGCCGCCCCATCTTTCCCTAGTACAGCAATCACCCTGCTTCCCATGCAAACACTGGCACCTTCAGCAGTTCATTGAGGTCAGAAATCTCCAGTAGGGTGAGGCTTGCAATGTCTTGAACTAGCTGCTGAATCTTGGGTGAGTACTCCTTGGGAACATTATCAAGAGGCGGAGTTGCCAAGGCTTCACTTCGCTGTGAGCTGGTAGTCTTCAGCATCCTAACAGCACATGCTCGTGGCTGATGCTGCCTGTAGAAAAATCAACAAAGAGTTTGTCAGCACTtcatggttcacaacataaagacCTGTGCAAGCagcaaatgaacaaaataatGAGAACAGATGTGCTTCAGGAGAAACAGCAAGGCCACCCGAGTGAGAAGAAAAGGTGATATAAGGATTGGTATAGGAGGTGCTGTGGAAAAGAGGGAGAAGCAACACCTCTCAGCAGTGACAAAattgtaatttaaaaaacaaatttaaggagaTGTCCATATTActaaaaggcatttttaaaagcttgaagTGTTTTCCGATGTGAGGTATAAATTTGTTTCCACAGTGTGAGATCCACAGTGGGATAACTCAGAGCAGATGGTTGTCAACAAAGCAGGTGAAGTAAAGTGCAGGGATGGACTGACTTCAATCTTGCATGGTCTACTCTAATTTTCAAAAAGTCCTCCGCTCCACAATGCaagtatatttatatatattcatATCTTAATAGGGCTTAAGTAATCTCAAATGTGCCTTCTTACTTATAAACATAAAAATTTACCTTGGAACAGATCAAGAGCCAGCTAATCTACCATTTTTTGTCAAAAATAGTCCAGACAGTTCACAGCTTCTGTCTTCCAGTTCTACACGGACTATTTCTCAAGCTTGCTGTTTGTGACTGGAAACTGGATATTGAGAACAAAGGGGGGCACCTGCAGAGATAGCACTAGGCTGTCCAGCAGAAACTGGCCAGTGGTTGATCTTCTCTTGgtgttgcaaggggttggactagatggcccttgagaaTCCCTTCCTTCGTTTAGTTTTAAGCTCCTACCCACTCCTAGCCTATTGACTAAAAGCAGGAGCCAGGAAGCAGGAAGTTTCTGGTTTTAAGTCTCGCCTCAGTCATAAGAACCAGCAGGTCGGCCTTTGGCAAACTTGCCACCACAAGCTTCGCCCCCTCGATGGTGATTTGGGGTTAGCGAGGGCGGCCCACCTTTCAGAGCTGTGGCGGGCACCACCAAACTGGAAGCACCTGAAGCAGCTTTGAACATTTCACGGCGGAGTAAGCGGGCGCGGGCGCCTGCCCTCATCCCTCACGAGGGAAAGGCGGGATTCCGCTGGGAGTTTGGCACGTGAACTAGCCTAACCTCGACCTCTTACGGGCCTCTCCGCGCCCCCAAGAACCGCCCGGCCCACCTCCCGCCTCTTGCATACCGCAGCAGCAGGCGGATAACGGTACCGAGCCGGCCCGCGGGCAACATGGCCATGGCGGCAGCTCCAGGAGGCGGGCAAAACGGAGACACACCGGCGCTCTCCTCTGTCTCCGGCGTGCGAGCGGCAGAGGACGCCGAGGGAACGCTCTGCCCGCTCCTTCTCTCTGATCCAGCGGGGTGCACCTATCGCGGCCAAGTTTGAGCGACGGCGCTCTAGGCGGCCCGCCGTCCATCTCTGTGGTTGACGGAGGTGACGTTCGGGCCGCTTCCTACCCTTACACAGTGCCGCGCTAGGGATGAAGACTCTATGGCAGGCGTTGCTGcgctcggcggcggcggcacatGCGTTTGTTAGCAACGGCGGAAGTCGCGCGGGATTTGGGAGCGTGTTTTCTTTGCGCGGGAAGAGGAAGGCGCGTTTGGAGCCTGCGGAATGGAGGCGGTGTAAAATGGTGTTCCCGGAACGTGCCACTGAGCTCTTCAGAGGTGGTTGCTTGATGCGTTTAGCAAGGAGACTGGTGGGATTCAAAAGCTGGGAAGGCATAATTTGATATTGCGAAGTGCACATACTAACAGCACggcgctgggggtgggggtggcaattAAAATTCGGCCTAGCAAATCACAGGGTATGTTTACAAAGCTGATAATTAAGCTAAGCCTGCAGCCCTAAAAcacttgggagcaagtcctatTGGATTCAATGGGACTGAATAAACCCTAGTTCCCAAAAGGCTTTTGGTGATGTACAGAATTAGTCCTGAcccttatacagtactgtaattttTTGTAATTTGATATATACCAGCGTGCTGGATACGTACAGAACACAAAGATGTGCAATCTAACTTGGCTTGGATCCAGAATTAGCTTTGTAGTGTTTCACCCAGTCTGCCTTCTTGAAACAAAGGGCTTTTTGTGTGGGAGAGATGGAGAGACAAGGATTTGCATTAGTTTGATTTTAGCCAATGCTGATAAGAACTGAAAGTTTTTAGAAACGGACTTGCCCATCAGACACCACAAATGAAGAACTTGGTGGGGAAAGCTCCCAAAGAATGCTGTGTACCAGAAGCCCCACAACAGAGCTCATCCTGCCCCCTGAAGGGTTTATAAGTACAGTATTAATTATCAACAAGGCGCCTTTTGTACTGTTTTTCAATGCCTGCTAAAACCTTTTTCTTTATGTGATCCTTCACAATAAAATGAAgttgtactttttattttcagCAGTTCCATTTCTTGACCTCTTATACAGTGAGTGATGGTCACAAGTCTCAGCACTGTTGATTTAGAACACATTCCTGATTCAGGAGTATTGCGGCCAGCCTCGTACTGATAGCTGGCATTGATCTTAATAGCCTATGAAACAAACTCCTAGACAAAAGTGATATTGTATAGTAATGCTATTAAAGTTAGGTATTACTGTATTGCatttgcatataaataaaatctaACAAAAATCCAACAGAAGCAATATTCCAAAGGCAACATGTTTCTGAATAAAAACAACAGGATTATGTGACCCCTTAAAAGCCAACCATCTTATTGCAGCATGATGAGTATTTGATGAGCCTACTTTGTAGAATAGATCATCAGGTGTATGAAGCAGACACACAGCTCAGAGGTCTGTACAAAATATCCCAGTGAAAACATTGTGTTGAATCTTGCAGCAGGATTGTCTGAGCTGCAGGCGGAAGGGCAACACGTGCCTTTCCTGCTGTAGCAAAGTGCATCTCGGTGTAATCTCCTTTGCTTTAATATAGCTTAGGGCATCATTGTAGGGCTGGAGATaacagaaagaaaacacaaatccCAGGAGAAGAGAACAGAGCCTATCTCCAGAAAAGATGCTAGTTTCACCGATGGCTGAGAGAAACAAGGAAACCATCCTCGAGGTGCTGGCTGACTATGTGGATGACACAAGCTCAGCTTTTGGGCTTGAACTGGGATCTGGCACAGGACAGCATGTGGTGCACTTTGCCCAGGCCTTACCCACGGTCATCTGGCAACCCTCAGAGATCAGCCCAGCTTCTCAACAGAGGTACACTAGGGCCTGTGGTGACACCAAGGGATGGGTGTTGTAGTAGTGTGTGGACCATGCTTTCCCTTGGCCCCAGCAGAATGTTGGCACAAAATATGCACTAAAAAGAACTGGCTCTTTTAGTCCTTGTTTATAGTCAGCCAAAAGGGACTGTCAAAAAGCATACAGCAGCTTGTGTTCAGTAGCTTGGAAATGCCTTTCCGAGAAATAGCTAGACTGTTCTGTATTGGACAGATTCTAGCTATGCAAatattcttgttacaggtaggtagccgtgttggtctgatgtagtcgaaataaaataaaaaaattctttccagcagcaccttagagaccaactaagtttgtcataggtatgagctttcgtggtctctaaggtgctgctggaaggaatttttttattttgtttcatatatTCTTGGTAAGCAAGAAAGGCTTGCAGCTGAAGCAGTAACAGCATGTTTACATTTCAGCAGAATAGTGAGAACTCATTGGTGGGACCCCCTCTCAGAGGTGCACTAGAGAATAATCTggcaataaaaacaattttaaaattgtTGGCTTTAATACTGCACCTGGTGTTGCTTTGACTGCTTAGCTTGGGTCTGTGGATTGTGGGTAGATTAAAATtacgtataagactactttttaacccaggaaaatcttctcaaaagtcgggggtcgtcttatacgccgggtcatatttcttatacggcaagtatatcccaaactctatattttaactggaaaagttgagggtcgtcttatatACGGTATCATGGTCAATGTGCACTAGATTACAGTGAGAAatgaggatttttttggggggggaattatggTATGACAAACATGAACAAACGGTTGGCGAGCGTCCAAGGGGTTTTCCAGATGTTccttcattatattttattttgttgttagcTATTCCTGCAActtggggggacccaggtggcactgtgggttaaaccactgagcctagggcttgctgatcagaaggttggtggttcaaatccctgtgacggggtgagcgctcccgttactcggtcccagctcctgccaacctagcagttcgaaagcacgtcaaagtgcaagtagataaatcgggaccgctacagcgggaaggtgaacgctgtttccgtgcgctgctctggttcaccagaagcggcttagtcatgctggccacatgacctggaagctgtacgcctgctccctcggccaataatgcgagatgagcaccgcaaccccagagtcggtcacgactggacctaatggtcaggggtccctttacctttacctttattcctgcAACTTACAATTTGCAAAACATGGAGAAGGGTGAGGATAAAATTGTAACAGCATTTCGTAGGTGGCATCTTGGCCTGTGTAAAAATCATCTGGCACAAACAGCTTAAGTCAACAGATGGAGTAAAGAGCGTGTTGTGTGGGGCATTCATTTTCAAATAATAACCTTTCTAATAGTCATTGCTCACCAAGAGGTGTTGAGAGGGGTGAGGACAGAAACTGAAGGGCATAAAATGGCATGGGAGACTGTTCCAATGTGCTGTATTGCTTGTCGCTGGCATCACATACACATGTAGTTGAGTGCCTGTGTCATTTACACTGACCATAATTCACAGAGCAGTCACATCTGAAATCTTAGCACTGTCACTTGGAAAAATCATAAAAATGTGTCCACCCCTTTAACTTGTAGAATCAATGTTTGATGCATGTATCATAACCCTTTCTCTGGTTCAGAGAAAGAAGTTACATACATTTCCCACTAGCGTCCTACTATATTGCCTGACTGTATTTCAAACCCAGTGTTGCTTTTTTTGTGGTGCCAGGGGGAAGCAAACTGGAGAAAGTAAttctccccattcttttttattatggCTTTACATACAAAAATAAGAATCTTCCATCTTTTCCCACAGCATCTCTGCTTACATCCAAGCCACCAAGGTGACCAATGTCCGAGAACCCCTTGCCATAGATGTAACACAGCCATGGGACCAGTGGGCTGGCTTGAGTCAAGGCTGTTGTGacttcatcattattattaacctgCTGCACATGACTGATCAAGGCCTGGAGGTATGACAAAGCACTTAGGTCAATATTATGGAAACTGGCCTCTGCAAAGGATCTCATTCAACAGATAACCTTTTGTGTTATAGGGAATGTTTAAAGGCATAGGACAACTGCTGAAACCTGGAGGCATTTGCTTGGCCTATGGGGTGAGTATAGGAAAACCATCCATTACAGATTAAGCTCAGTGGGAAGGCAATCACAGGCAAAGTCCGGGCTTGCCAGGATTCCCCAACTGACCTGCAAGGTCATGTTTCATTAAAACCAGGTACGGGTTGGGCTTGCCAGAAGTCTTGATTTGTGCAGCTCAAAGTGCCTGACCACCACTTGTGTTGGGAGCCTTTGAATTGATGTGCAAAACAGGAGCCCCAAGGATCACTCTCCATCCACATCAGCCAACAGGAAGGCCGGGAGCTTCTGCTTATTGCTCTGCTCAGGTGCATAAGAGTTTTGTGCACCCAAGCCCAGCGCTAAGCAGTATCCCCCACTGCCCCTGCATCAACTTGATGGAAAGGGAGAACCTCAAGGTTGGAAAGCGGCTCATATTTTGATCCAGTTCTGCTCTGCCACAAGACTTCTCTCTCTTCCACAAATGTGCTCATAAGTCTTACAGCAcaatgtctcctcagaagtaaatcctactgaattcaatggggcttgctcaaGGATCACTGATGTTAGGCTTGTTGCCTTCGTTCTAGACCTTTGGCCTCAGAGCCCCATAGAATGCTGGCCCGGTGTTAATGCTCACTCTGCTTCCACTCCACAGCCCTTTGCTGTTAATGGGATCATCCTCCCAGAGTGCAATGTGCAACTGGATAACATGCTCCAGGCCAGGTATGTTAGAGCTGAAGGAAAGGATTTCACCTCTTGTCTCCCTTGTGGTGACCACCAAAGCCCTAATGAGATCAAGGCAGGATGGGGGGAAGGCTACTTGAAAAGTTCCCCTTGGTTTATTTCCTCACTATTTACATGTTGTGTAATAGCATGGATAATGGACAGGGCAAGATTGTGTTGGGTGATGAAATGAGCTACAGGCAGAGACCGTGTTTAGCCTTTAGCCTACtgtttctccttccttggggaaAGGCTCTAAGGATTTCATTATGACGAGGCCATGTTCTACTTTTAACATATGCTTTTAAAATGGCAGAAATCCTGAGTGGGGACTGAGAGATGTGGAGGAACTTCGTCAACTGGCAAACATTAATGCACTTCGGCTCGAGCGCATGGTAAGAGGCTGAGGTCAGCCTACAACATTGTAGGGGACAATGAAATAGAACTGCAGAAACCACAACCACCATTTCCCACTCTTGCTCTTTGTTTCCTGGGAAGGGGGATCCTACCAGCTCTGCAGTTTCTCCCATAGGCTTCCATTTTGCTCATGCAATGACTCAGTGCCGATTTTTCTTCCTCAGCTGGAGATGCCTGAATACACCAAATGTTTGATCTTTCGGCGGAGGGAGTTGTGATCTCTGGCTACGGAAAAGTCAAAGGAGGACTGCCCTATTTATATAGATGGGTGCAGAAattaaattaagaaaaagaaatggatgcTTCTGCAacttctttgggggagggggggaataacgTTTTCAGAATGGCTTTAAGAAATTCTATTCTCTGCCCTGCCCCAGGATGACGAATGCCTCCTGTAACCACTTTTAAGACCTTGCATACACTGGCGGTCACAAGCCACCAACTAGTTCTGCAGAGACAGAAACTTTTAACCCAAGGCCTATGAGGAAGCACAGactgaaaaatgttttaaatactttattgtcactggtTCCATTCTGTCTACACCAGCACTAAACACAAGAGATGAGTCTTCAAAAGCAGCGAGCATAAGtagggcagaggaaggggagaagaaatGCAGGCCTGGAGCAGGCTGTGTTCAATGTCGTGGGTTCTCCAAAGGATTGAGAAGAGACATGGAGGGCTGTGAGgtcatggagggggagggggcagtggtGTTGGAGATGAAGGCCACTTGATTGGCAAGATGCAACCATAGAATGTactaaaggggaggggggagaaggatgTAGGCCCAGATCATGCTGTGGGCTGGACCCATTTACTCTGGCATTGGAGCATGCTTAAATGCAGTTTCCAATAAGAGAAGAGCAGCTCTCCAACCTGTAACGGCGCACATAGGAAGGGCTCCTTGAGAATTCTGCTCTGCTACCCAGCCAACACAAAGCTAGGATCAGGCAGTGGGctactctctctctccacagccaAGGAACAGTGTATAAGGTTATTTGAGCACAGGTGTCTCTCACTCCTCCCAGAAGGCTCACTTAGTGAGGGATGGAGAGGGGAGGTACAGGTAGCCAACGGGAAACTACCTAGGACGGCGGGGGCTCAGCTCTCTGTTCCCCAGGGTGGGGATGGCGCAAGGTAATAGCAATGGTGTAGCGAGTACAGCAGTGACCAACAGATGGTAGTGTTACAATGTCTTAGAAAcccacccctccctttcctcatAAGCCAAGAGATTAGTCAAAGCAGATCAGCTGAGCCTCTCCGCTGCCGCCTTGTGCCTGTTGCACCTGGACTGGAGCCTGCtgaggaggctgctgctgctggggaggtCCTCCAGGAGGTGCCATCTGTAAGGAGAGAAACAGGGAAGCAAGTAAGGAGGTCTTGTTTGAAAagtcatccccccctcccccatttaaagCTACTGTAGATAACGGTCCCCCAACCCATGGATTGGCACAGAGCCTAAAAAGCCAAACAATGTTGAGCTGAAGGAATTCAGGGCACCAGCCTAACATAAAATGAAGAAGTCGCCAAAACAGTTGCCCCCAAAGTGGTTGGTCAAAGACTCACCTGCTGATACATAGGCTGCTGTCCTGACAGGTAAGGCTGCTGGGGTGGCAGGTTACTCAAACCCTGTTCCTGGCCAGGGAGGGTTGACATGAGGTTCTAGCAGGAAAAGAAGAGGGCATGAGACTTTCCGCCAATCCACATGGCTTCATTCGTAACAGGAGGCAGCCTGGAGCTTAGGGGTGGCTTTGCTGCCTCTATGCACATAGAAGAATTCCCCTTCAGTCCTGTCTGCCGGCTGCCCTCACACCAGACACTGGAGAAGGCGCATAGCGCAACAGTTTCAAGGAGTCTCACCTGCATGTTGTAGGGCTGGTAGCCCATAGAGACCGACTGATTGCCCATGTAGCCCTGTGGCGCTTGTGTCATGGCTGGGATAGCCTGGGTCTGGGCAGGGGCAGCTGCGTTCTGAAAGGTAAAGGAAGCAGGAATGCGTAAGAAGTCTAGACAAACTTCAACACGCAGGCAAGAACACACAGGGAGAAACTTTCGCTACTCGCAAGCTGGCAAAGACTATTTATATTccgctcttcctccaaggagctcaaggcagcatgcaCAGTCCTCTCCACTTTATTCACACAACCAACCTGGGATGTAGGTGTTATAGGTAAGACGGAGAGCTTGCTACTTACACCGTGCTTGAAGGCTATGGGAAGACTTGAACCTGGATTTCCCAGGTCCAAATCCAAATGCTTGAACCACAACACACATAATGTGATTAACTGGACTGTAGTCCATTGAAGCTGAtgcaatgatttttatttttgtcttttatgTTGGCACAAGGCTTCATTATTTTAACTTGGCTACCCTTccaaaaatggtttaaaataggTGCTTCAGCTTCATAATGAAAGAATCATCACCGCTAGAATGATTCGAACTTGGATCTTCTCCGTCCTAGTCAAACACTAACGTTATCACCACGCTGGCTTGAATTCTCCCTCCTCCACTTTCACAACAACACATATAACCTGCTGGGATTTAATCCCCTGATTTGGGGCAGAGGAAATTTGAGCTGCGGGTCAAACTTGCCTGGTAGCCTTGGGTAGGTGTAGGTTGGTAGGAGGAATAGGCAGGATTCGTGGTGGGCACAGCCTGCCCTTGCGGAGCTGCCTGGGCATTATTGGTGCTTGCTGAGTACATGTAAGTGCTCACCATGTTGGGATCTGAAATACAGATGAAATATGAGAAAAGGACAGCCTTCCGAGACCAGGCCAGCTAGCCCAGTATCCCATTTCAGGTGCTTTCAGCTAACACATTCCCCCTCCATCCTATGGCTCTTACCTGTTCCTGCCACAGGCATTGCAGTGTACGGTCCGGTGCTGCCCTGGGCAGGCTGGCTCATGTAGACTGTGTGCATAGGTGAGCCCTCCACAGAGCCTGCTGGGCTGAAGGTGCCTGGGAAGCTTGTGGGGCCTGATGGCTGGTAGATCACCCCGCCGGCAGGAGGCATGGCCTGCAGCTGCAGAGAGAGGAAGCAGGTTAAGAGGGGGACGGTGACTTGGCTGATGTGTTTACAAAGAGAACAGCcacggaaggcaggaggaggggggattCTCGGCCTCTCCACCCGTCATACCTGAGCATACGGCAAGGAGAAAGCAGGCATCTGGGCCCGCATTTGGATCGTatgcttctgctgctccagccGCAGCTGGCGCTCCTTCTCTTGCTCCTGAAGGCGCTGGATCGCCAACTGCCGTTGCATCTCCAGGTATTCCTACAAGTTGGAGAAGCACATGCGATACATTACAACACGGGAGCCATGGGGCCTCATGCTTTACTAGGCTACACCGCTTGCAAACCATTTTGCAGAGGGCAGGTGTACCTTTTGTACCGGACACAGTTGGCACCGGCCACCTCACCTGTTTCTTCTGCCGCATAATCTCAAGCTTCTGGGCTAGCTGGATCTGGCGCTGGCGCTCGGCCTCCTCGGCAGCACGGCGCAGCTTCTCCCTGTGTTCCTCCCGCAGAGCGTTCAGGGCTCCCCGCGCATCCCGGATCTGGGCAAGTTTATCTTGAAGTCCCTCATAGTACACTGGgcggggggaaggggagaaaaaagGCGCTGTCAGAAGCCCCACCTCCGTGAGATCCACAGGAAGTATAGCTCCCACCTCGAAGAAAGCCAGAGCAGACTCCTCAGCGTGGGCCAAAGGCATCATGccatcttcccttccttcccaccccaaTGCTAAAAAGTGGAAAGGATGCCACAATACCCATTTTGGTTCAACGCAAGGAAGTCAATTAACCGCCTATGATTTAACGGGGAGAGAGGCGATCCCAACCGTGCTACAAGCTCCTCCCGCAGCTCTCTGCCCACATTAAGGGCCGGGGCCCTGGGAGCTTACGGCGGCGCTCATCCAACTGGTTCAGCAGCTCCAGGAGCTGAGGGTGCATGCTGTTGATGGACTGGAAGAGCGAGAGCACAGCAGAGTCATTGGTGATGCTCCGGCCCCGCAGGT
Above is a window of Zootoca vivipara chromosome 2, rZooViv1.1, whole genome shotgun sequence DNA encoding:
- the MRPL12 gene encoding large ribosomal subunit protein bL12m; the encoded protein is MAMLPAGRLGTVIRLLLRQHQPRACAVRMLKTTSSQRSEALATPPLDNVPKEYSPKIQQLVQDIASLTLLEISDLNELLKKTLKIQDMGLMPMAGMMPPAQAATPEDEEDFVPKKPEKINFTVKLTELNAAEKVKLIKEVKNCMQGLNLVQAKKLVESLPQEIKANIPKEEAEKIKAALEAAGGTVVLE
- the LOC118079737 gene encoding methyltransferase-like 26 B — its product is MLVSPMAERNKETILEVLADYVDDTSSAFGLELGSGTGQHVVHFAQALPTVIWQPSEISPASQQSISAYIQATKVTNVREPLAIDVTQPWDQWAGLSQGCCDFIIIINLLHMTDQGLEGMFKGIGQLLKPGGICLAYGPFAVNGIILPECNVQLDNMLQARNPEWGLRDVEELRQLANINALRLERMLEMPEYTKCLIFRRREL